Proteins from one Malaya genurostris strain Urasoe2022 chromosome 2, Malgen_1.1, whole genome shotgun sequence genomic window:
- the LOC131429668 gene encoding uncharacterized protein LOC131429668 isoform X1, whose protein sequence is MSPRGQLQFHNMLWRSNVGTRISIRDNIDKYRRAHPNKKPLVLVDLMFVDQIPIPGNNRDRKRRNICGPNLVDLEHYEHFFKFLQGECQADVVFFVDGPGRSNTSSDFNTDQRKPKDRRYENDINVIDMLTAENFQAIRKIQHIPTDRVLMDSIETLAKQYGTLWHSVQNKRYLEIAKYAQEMKAIAVLGKKCRFILLTEVNFWYLTHLDVTSMETIEIDPANLGQIGLETPEKRCLMATLLSKSFIFKWTATNISYLLNCLSVLQALPENIARQQYCDVARALFKDSYCDALVEDLIQSCEQQNLKSIQLSVQPNNLSTWEYDIISNSISNITIRLNDYRYWDAKGVKFSELLTGFYARAAGVLLTRKNQRTPQSRQLFIKQTHESFFNYHSLDVQYPDFKIMNSQLDAGTDLTEENINYLQFVFGVGDLPVERINRLINLHTWKLLDYITVYFMLKIMLFFQKKIMSSTIADSLLLAVENYSTHNAELDGIPPELDMEIFHVTFMYIRWRHYVRQSLIICGIPEALIDNRCRLDGVKVQNIYQNLRMHPEEIHKYDIGGFVQNDRFYD, encoded by the exons ATGTCACCAAGAGGACAATTACAATTCCATAATATGCTATGGCGGAGCAATGTAGGTACACGTATTTCGATAAGAGATAACATCGATAAATACCGCAG AGCTCATCCAAACAAGAAACCATTGGTTTTAGTGGACCTGATGTTCGTGGATCAAATACCTATTCCTGGAAACAACCGTGACAGAAAAAGACGAAACATTTGTGGgccaaatttagttgatttggaacactatgaacattttttcaaatttcttcaAGGCGAATGTCAGGCAGATGTTGTATTTTTCGTCGATGGTCCCGGTCGGAGTAACACCTCTAGCGATTTCAATACTGATCAGAGAAAACCTAAGGACCGCCgttacgaaaacgacataaacgtCATAGATATGCTGACCGCAGAAAACTTCCAAGCTATCAGAAAAATCCAGCACATTCCCACAGATCGAGTACTGATGGATTCTATTGAAACATTGGCAAAACAATATGGTACACTATGGCACTCAGTACAAAATAAAAGATATTTAGAAATAGCTAAATATGCTCAAGAAATGAAAGCAATCGCAGTTTTGGGTAAAAAATGCCGATTCATTCTTCTGACGG AAGTAAACTTTTGGTATTTGACACATCTTGATGTTACATCAATGGAGACAATAGAGATAGACCCTGCGAATCTCGGACAAATCGGGCTTGAAACGCCAGAGAAACGTTGTTTAATGGCTACACTTCTTTCTAAATCATTTATCTTTAAATGGACTGCAACTAACATTTCTTATCTGCTGAACTGTCTTAGTGTTCTGCAAGCACTACCTGAAAATATCGCGCGTCAGCAGTACTGTGATGTTGCTCGTGCCTTATTCAAAGATTCATATTGTGATGCACTAGTGGAAGATTTAATCCAGTCATGTGAACAACAAAACTta aaatcaATCCAGTTATCAGTACAACCGAATAATTTATCAACTTGGGAATACGATATCATAAGCAATAGCATATCTAATATTACCATCAGGCTGAATGATTATCGCTATTGGGATGCCAAGGGTGTAAAGTTTTCTGAGCTGCTTACGGGATTTTATGCTCGAGCAGCCGGCGTACTTTTAACTCGCAAAAACCAACGTACCCCTCAGTCAAGacaattattcatcaaacagACCCACGAATCATTTTTCAACTACCATTCATTAGACGTGCAATATCCAGATTTCAAAATTATGAATTCGCAATTGGATGCTGGTACCGATCTTACAGAAGAAAATATaaactatttacaatttgtGTTTGGCGTAGGAGATTTGCCTGTTGAACGAATTAACCGTCTGATAAATTTGCATACATGGAAATTGTTAGACTATATTACAGTCTACTTCATGCTTAAG ATTATgttattttttcagaaaaaaattatgtcatcCACAATCGCCGACAGTCTACTATTGgcagttgaaaattattcaactCATAATGCCGAGCTCGATGGAATTCCACCCGAATTGGATATGGAGATATTTCACGTGACATTCATGTATATTCGCTGGAGGCATTATGTGCGGCAATCTCTCATTATATGTGGCATACCAGAAGCATTaatt GATAATCGATGTCGTTTGGACGGTGTAAAAGTTCAAAACATTTACCAGAACCTCAGAATGCACCCAGAAGAAATCCATAAATATGATATTGGAGGTTTCGTCCAAAATGACCGGTTTTATGACTAA
- the LOC131429668 gene encoding uncharacterized protein LOC131429668 isoform X2 produces the protein MSPRGQLQFHNMLWRSNVGTRISIRDNIDKYRRAHPNKKPLVLVDLMFVDQIPIPGNNRDRKRRNICGPNLVDLEHYEHFFKFLQGECQADVVFFVDGPGRSNTSSDFNTDQRKPKDRRYENDINVIDMLTAENFQAIRKIQHIPTDRVLMDSIETLAKQYGTLWHSVQNKRYLEIAKYAQEMKAIAVLGKKCRFILLTEVNFWYLTHLDVTSMETIEIDPANLGQIGLETPEKRCLMATLLSKSFIFKWTATNISYLLNCLSVLQALPENIARQQYCDVARALFKDSYCDALVEDLIQSCEQQNLKSIQLSVQPNNLSTWEYDIISNSISNITIRLNDYRYWDAKGVKFSELLTGFYARAAGVLLTRKNQRTPQSRQLFIKQTHESFFNYHSLDVQYPDFKIMNSQLDAGTDLTEENINYLQFVFGVGDLPVERINRLINLHTWKLLDYITVYFMLKKKIMSSTIADSLLLAVENYSTHNAELDGIPPELDMEIFHVTFMYIRWRHYVRQSLIICGIPEALIDNRCRLDGVKVQNIYQNLRMHPEEIHKYDIGGFVQNDRFYD, from the exons ATGTCACCAAGAGGACAATTACAATTCCATAATATGCTATGGCGGAGCAATGTAGGTACACGTATTTCGATAAGAGATAACATCGATAAATACCGCAG AGCTCATCCAAACAAGAAACCATTGGTTTTAGTGGACCTGATGTTCGTGGATCAAATACCTATTCCTGGAAACAACCGTGACAGAAAAAGACGAAACATTTGTGGgccaaatttagttgatttggaacactatgaacattttttcaaatttcttcaAGGCGAATGTCAGGCAGATGTTGTATTTTTCGTCGATGGTCCCGGTCGGAGTAACACCTCTAGCGATTTCAATACTGATCAGAGAAAACCTAAGGACCGCCgttacgaaaacgacataaacgtCATAGATATGCTGACCGCAGAAAACTTCCAAGCTATCAGAAAAATCCAGCACATTCCCACAGATCGAGTACTGATGGATTCTATTGAAACATTGGCAAAACAATATGGTACACTATGGCACTCAGTACAAAATAAAAGATATTTAGAAATAGCTAAATATGCTCAAGAAATGAAAGCAATCGCAGTTTTGGGTAAAAAATGCCGATTCATTCTTCTGACGG AAGTAAACTTTTGGTATTTGACACATCTTGATGTTACATCAATGGAGACAATAGAGATAGACCCTGCGAATCTCGGACAAATCGGGCTTGAAACGCCAGAGAAACGTTGTTTAATGGCTACACTTCTTTCTAAATCATTTATCTTTAAATGGACTGCAACTAACATTTCTTATCTGCTGAACTGTCTTAGTGTTCTGCAAGCACTACCTGAAAATATCGCGCGTCAGCAGTACTGTGATGTTGCTCGTGCCTTATTCAAAGATTCATATTGTGATGCACTAGTGGAAGATTTAATCCAGTCATGTGAACAACAAAACTta aaatcaATCCAGTTATCAGTACAACCGAATAATTTATCAACTTGGGAATACGATATCATAAGCAATAGCATATCTAATATTACCATCAGGCTGAATGATTATCGCTATTGGGATGCCAAGGGTGTAAAGTTTTCTGAGCTGCTTACGGGATTTTATGCTCGAGCAGCCGGCGTACTTTTAACTCGCAAAAACCAACGTACCCCTCAGTCAAGacaattattcatcaaacagACCCACGAATCATTTTTCAACTACCATTCATTAGACGTGCAATATCCAGATTTCAAAATTATGAATTCGCAATTGGATGCTGGTACCGATCTTACAGAAGAAAATATaaactatttacaatttgtGTTTGGCGTAGGAGATTTGCCTGTTGAACGAATTAACCGTCTGATAAATTTGCATACATGGAAATTGTTAGACTATATTACAGTCTACTTCATGCTTAAG aaaaaaattatgtcatcCACAATCGCCGACAGTCTACTATTGgcagttgaaaattattcaactCATAATGCCGAGCTCGATGGAATTCCACCCGAATTGGATATGGAGATATTTCACGTGACATTCATGTATATTCGCTGGAGGCATTATGTGCGGCAATCTCTCATTATATGTGGCATACCAGAAGCATTaatt GATAATCGATGTCGTTTGGACGGTGTAAAAGTTCAAAACATTTACCAGAACCTCAGAATGCACCCAGAAGAAATCCATAAATATGATATTGGAGGTTTCGTCCAAAATGACCGGTTTTATGACTAA